Proteins encoded within one genomic window of Microtus ochrogaster isolate Prairie Vole_2 linkage group LG4, MicOch1.0, whole genome shotgun sequence:
- the Arl4c gene encoding ADP-ribosylation factor-like protein 4C, with protein MGNISSNISAFQSLHIVMLGLDSAGKTTVLYRLKFNEFVNTVPTIGFNTEKIKLSNGTAKGISCHFWDVGGQEKLRPLWKSYSRCTDGIIYVVDSVDVDRLEEAKTELHKVTKFAENQGTPLLVIANKQDLPKSLPVAEIEKQLALHELIPATTYHVQPACAIIGEGLTEGMDKLYEMILKRRKSLKQKKKR; from the coding sequence ATGGGCAACATCTCCTCCAACATCTCGGCCTTCCAGTCCCTACACATCGTTATGCTGGGCTTGGACTCTGCCGGCAAGACCACGGTGCTCTACCGGCTCAAGTTCAACGAGTTCGTGAACACGGTGCCCACCATTGGCTTCAATACCGAGAAGATCAAACTGAGCAACGGCACCGCCAAGGGCATCAGCTGCCACTTCTGGGACGTGGGCGGCCAGGAGAAGCTACGGCCGCTGTGGAAGTCCTACAGCCGCTGCACGGACGGCATCATCTACGTGGTGGATTCGGTGGACGTGGACCGGCTAGAGGAGGCCAAGACGGAGCTGCACAAGGTGACCAAGTTTGCGGAGAACCAGGGCACGCCGCTGCTGGTCATCGCTAACAAGCAGGACCTGCCCAAGTCGCTGCCGGTGGCCGAGATTGAGAAGCAGCTGGCGCTGCACGAGCTCATCCCGGCCACCACCTACCATGTCCAGccggcgtgcgccatcatcggcGAGGGCCTCACCGAGGGCATGGACAAGCTCTATGAAATGATCCTGAAACGCAGGAAGTCTCTCAAGCAGAAGAAGAAGCGGTAA